TGAGAATTTCGCGACCGGACTCCTCACGTCAACAGGCTAGCCGTAGCGCGGTCGAAGGCGGCCGTGTCGCCAAGGGCGCGGGCCAGGATCATCGCTCCCTCCAGTGTCGCAATCACGCTGTGGGCGCGCGCCTTCGCGGCGCGTCCTCCAATTCGGCGAGCCAGATCGGCGGTGATGCGCTCGAAGAAATCGTGGGCAGCGTCGGCGACCTCGGGCGGCAGGGCTCCTGTCTCAGCTCCCAGCGCCCCGCCCAGACAGATGAACCCGTCGGCGCGCAAGGTCGTCCGGAACACGTCGTGGTAGGCGGCCACGGCGCCGACTCCGCGCGCGGTCGCATCGTCCACTGCAGCTAGTACCCGATCCGTGTACCGCCTCATCACGGCGGCGGTGAGCGCCGACTTCGTCGGAAAATGCCAATGGACGCTGGAACTCTTGATTCCGAGCTCGGCGGCAAGGTCTCGAAAACTGTAACTGTTGTAGCCAGCCTCTCGTATGCGACTCTCCGCCAGGTCCATCAACCGCTCAGCGGTGTCTCCCATGCCTGGCTCTCTATCGATAGGTCGGTTTTGACAAACGATACCCCGCCTCGTACTTTTGAAGCATCTATCTATCGATAGATAGGGACCGTGATGGATGGGTTGGGCGGCGCGTGGAGCTACGTCAGCTAGAGGCATTCGTGGCGGTGGCCAGCGAGCTTCATTTCGGCCGCGCCGCTCAGAAACTGCATATGGGCCAGCCTGCGGTAAGCGCGCTGGTCCAACGTTTGGAACGCGAGCTTGGTGCACCGCTGTTGGTCCGCACGACACGCAGAGTGTCGCTCACCGGGGCGGGAACCGAGTTGTTGGGCCGCGCCAAGAACATCCTCGATGAAGTCGGATCCGCCTGCGCCGCTGTGCATCGCGTCAGCGAAGGGCATGCCGGCACGGTTAGGGTCGGTATCACACCTCCGGTAGCACCGGTGTTAGCGCCGCACCTGGCCGCCGCGCTAGAACGCCACGCACCTGATGTGAACCTGGTCATCCGGCGTATGTGGCTGCCAGACCTGGAGCAATCAGTGGCCGACGGTCGGGTCGACGTCGCGATTTCATGT
This genomic stretch from Mycobacterium paraterrae harbors:
- a CDS encoding TetR/AcrR family transcriptional regulator; translation: MGDTAERLMDLAESRIREAGYNSYSFRDLAAELGIKSSSVHWHFPTKSALTAAVMRRYTDRVLAAVDDATARGVGAVAAYHDVFRTTLRADGFICLGGALGAETGALPPEVADAAHDFFERITADLARRIGGRAAKARAHSVIATLEGAMILARALGDTAAFDRATASLLT